The DNA window TGCCGTTCCCAAGGTGAACCTGAGAGATGATCACTCCCTGCAACCCCAGAATGGGAAaattttccctttgttctctATTATTCTGTGTTTTATCCTGAGcctatgttatttttaaaattaacaactaAGACTGGCCATTCCCCTGCTTTTGGCCCATTCAACTCTGTCCGTTCTAAAAAGCCGGACCCCATAGCAcggtgtgccaggccctgccctgtccTTACCCCAGGGCCACACCCGTGTGCGCCCGAGCCCTTTTCTGGTCCGTCTGTGCAGGGAAGCGTGCTTTTGCTTCCCACGGTGCTGGGGAAAGCTCCCTTGGGATGCTGGTTGTTTCCCTGGTAACCCCCTAGCCCCTTTATCTTCCCGTTAGAAGACTTCCTACATCTGTCTTCAGTCATCCGTGCGTTCTCCCGCCTCGGCCCCTGGGATTCTCAAGGCGAATTCTCAGGGGGAGAATCAGCCGTGGTACCTGTGGGATCCACTGCACGTGGAGTTCTCTCGTCTCCATCTAGAACGGCACTAGCTCTGGACCAGCTGTGGGAGAGTCGAGAAGGGGATCACTCAGATCATGTTTAATGCAGTGTTGAATTCTCTTGTGGAACCCCGATTGAGAAAGGCACTCCCTGGCAGTGTAGGTGTTTGGGAAAGTCAtggattgatgaatggatgaactaTGAAATTCCCTTAGGAGACTGCGGAGTTACCTTTTGACTGAAGAGCCATTGCAGGAGAAATCAGAGTATAGGACCCAAGTTCATACCACACGTTAGCATCTTGTTCAACCTTCAAGGCTTAAAAGGGGGCTAGGTATAGGGAAGGAACTGCTCTgagtcaccccccccccccgtttcggGAGCTCCACTGCTGATGCCCCTGTGATCGGAGAGGGTCACCTTGTCGTCAGGAGCCGGTGAGCACATAGTTGTACTGTGCTGTCCAACCATCGTCAGGTACAGCCTGTGTGTCCTAGGCTGCGCTTGGCTTAGTAAGATCAGGATTGTATCAGTGCTTTGCAGGattgcgccccccccccccccatgaatgTTTCAGGGAACCACCTTTTGGGCTTTTGTTCTGATTTGCATCCTGTATGAAATTTGCTGCCTCCTCCATCTAGGCTACCTCTGGAACCTCCAAGTGAAGCTTCAGCCCATCGTAAACCTCTTGCCAGATAAAGGAAGACTGATGGACTTTCTCCTCCAGAGAAAGGAGTGCAAGATGGTCATCCTGTCTGTCTGTTCGCAGAGTAAGTGGACCAGTCCTCCCAACTCAGTCTGATTCCGGGGTTGGGCCTGTGCTGCccacatcctttttattttaagattttatttatttgacagaggcacagcgagagagggaacacaagcagggggagtgggagagggagaagcaggcttccggcagagcagggagcccgatgtggggctcaatcccaggaccctgggatcatgacctgagccgaaggcagacgcttaacgactgagccactcaggcaccccgccCAAACCCTTTCTTGGGAGCTGGGccatatttttctgctttgtgcACAGCCTGTGGCCTCATCCTTCACTTGAAGGGTGGATTATTTAATCCTCTGGAAAGGTGATGAACTATCAAAATGACTTGTGGTGACTTGGGGAGAAAAGCTAAATAGGATGGTTCCAGGTGAGAGCAACCTAGACACAGCTGGTGCATCTGAGGGTAGGGCGTCCCCAGCCtgaaaacagacattttccaGAATCCAAGTCACTCACTACATAGATCTCTACTTTGAGCACTTCCTGCTGAAACCCTCCGTAGCTACTTTTTCTAGTCCTCAGGAAGGGCTGGGGAGTGAATTCTAGGCTCCAGGTCTCCAAATGATTCCATTTCTCTGGATGCCTGTTGGAGGTAGGTTTGCCCTGGGAGCCCTTTGGGGTTAGCTCTTTCTATCCTAGCAGCATGTTTGCGTTCTGAACAGACGTACACTCGGTTCATCTGTGTGAACGTTCTTTCCAGTGCTGAGTGAGTCAGACAGAGCAACTTTACCTGTGATCGCCACGGTTTTTGACAAACTCAATCACGAGTATAAGAAATACCTGGACGCGGAGCAGAGCTACACGACGGTAAGCTGTGTGGGCTCCTCTCCACTCTCCCCGCCCCCGTGTTTCCTAATTAGGATGCAGGGTTCTGGAGGCATGACGCCACCGAGGCTTGCGGGCAGGGGGCACGGTGGCCGGAGTCGGGGAGCAGCAGCTTCAGTGTGGGCGGCCCACCAGCCCAACGCTGCCTGCACGCTCTGCTCTTTTTCGTCTGTGTCAGGTCTCACACGGGGTCGTAGATCCTTGGTCTTACCTGTTTTAAGGATAAGAAAATTGGTTTCAGCTTTGTGTTATTTTATACCTCCTGCTGAGTTAGAGCCTAGACCTAATAAATTAGAAGGATAATCATTTTGTCACATCCTCTTACTTTTATCGCTCTCCCAGCCCAAAGGGAAAGGCTCATGTCGGCAGTCAGCGTCCTGTCAGGATAGCGATTAAGTATTAGCGCTGTGCTTTCACGTGGCAGGCTCAAGTGTTTGTCGCGAAGGGCTGGAGACATTAACATGGCTCAGAACCACGTTCTGCTATGCCGTTAGGATGAGTGGAATGAAGTAGTTCATTTCAAGGATCTGATGAGTCCTAAGGCTTAAAGTGGAAGTGGTTTTAAGCAATGAGAAACCCAGAGTTGCCTTCCCTTTCAGCTCCTCAGGGTGACAGGACTGACGCAGGCTGCTAAAGGCCAAGTGACCTTGGAGCACTCCTGTCCCTGTCCTGTTAGACGtgaagggggcagaggagggctgAGCTCTTCCAGAGCCTTCCCGGCCTTGCCGCTGGTGTACGAGGCTGTGGGAAGCAGGAGGGCTGATCCCCGTGGGCTTCTGTGCATCCCTGCTCTGGCTCCAAGGCTTCCTCAGCCCTTGCCCTTGCTAGTCAGAGCCCCTCAGGCCCCCGCCACAGCTCCTGCACGGTGTGCACTGTGGCAGACTGCCTTACAGAGCCAGCTGAAGGAGTCCATCTTCTCACAAGGCTTTCCCAGCCTGTAGTATTTGGGGAGGCTTATTTACCACTCGGACATCCAGACATGGAGTCTTAATCATGGTATTTACTTACTGTAGGATCAGGGCTTCATAAAGATGCAGGACGCCGTTCTGTATTTATTAGGTAACAAACACCAGAAAGTCCGTGATTAAGTAAATTAGGGATTTTAAGGTTAAGAAAATGTGTCTCAAGAGGAAACGGATTTACGCCTTTTAGTTCCCATTCATGAACGTTAGCCTATTTTCAAGATGACCAACTCTGGCTTCCTAAACTCTGCCCCAGCCTGCACGGGAGAAATTGTTCTGTAATTCCCATTCATGAACGTTAGCCTGTTTTCCAGATGACCAACTCTGGCTTCCTAAACCCTGCCCCAGCCTGCACGGGAGAAATCGTTCTGTCCGAGTAGGAAGTGCCACCCTGTGCGCCTGTCTGAGGCTCACAGGGTCTAGGAATCGAGCCTTCTGGGCTTATCGAGAAGATGGGTGAGGTCACGTTTGTGATGTGTTGTCAGGCACTGGAAGCCGGGCAGAGCCGGAGCAGTCCGCTTCTCAAGAGGCCGGTGCGGACCCAGGCGGTGATCGATCAGTCCGACATGTACACGCACGTCCTGTCGGTGTTCACGGAGAAGGTGGGTGACGGCTCCTCCACACACACAGCGTGTTTGCGGGGTAGAACTCAGAATGTGATTAGTCTGACTGGAGCTATCTTGGGTGGAGAGCTAGTGCTAAGAGTTTGACCTATAATACTCAGCCAAAACGTGACCGTGGACAGGGGAGGTTCTTGGGATCTGTGCAAAACCGGCGAAATAGAACACTAGGCCAGATTCATGTGGAAACAAGGGGTGGAGAAACCAGCTGCAGGTGGCCGCCTCACGCGTCTTTagtattaagacttttttttccttttcctccgtAGGACATGCCTCATAAATTTGTGATCGCCGTTCTTATGGAGTATATTCGCTCTCTCAACCAGTTTCAGATCACAGTACAGGTACCTTCCAGTCAGCATGTGTTGTCCCGAGTTAGAGAAGCAGGGGCCTCACTCGGCATTCTGACTTTCCCGACACTACCGTGTTGTTCTGTGGTGGGATGAGGGATGTGGTGTCACGTGTCCTGTCGACGCGCGGGTGACAGAAACCTCTCCCCGTCGTCGTGGAAACACGTACCCATCCCTCAGAACAGCTCCGGTCCTGGACCCCCGTGGCCTCTCCTCTGGTGTAGGTGGGTGATTGGGAAACGGGCTCTCCTTCCGTCTCTGTCCTCAGCACTACTTACACGAGCTCGTCATCAAGACGCTGGTCCAGCACAATCTCTTCTATATGCTGCATCAGTTCTTGCAGTACCATGTTCTCAGCGACTCCAAGCCTTTGGTATGTGGCCCCAGGTCTGTGCTTGTGGGATTCAAAACTTCACCTTTAATCCTCTAACATCTTATGCTGAAGCCAGTTTGAAAATGTGTCTTTCAGGCTTGTTTGCTCTTATCCCTAGAAAGTTTTTACCCTCCTGCCCACCAGCTGTCTCTGGATATGCTGAAGGTAACTTTTGCTACAGCGGCGTTCTAAACTGCATTCCAGTTCTGTTCCTATCGCTGGCACTTACCGgactttcctccctccctcccagcgaCTCTCGACTGCAAATGATGAGATCGTGGAAGTGCTGCTTTCCAAACACCAAGTGTTAGCGGCCTTACGGTTCATCCGGGGCATTGGCGGCCATGACAACATTTCTGCACGAAAATTTTTAGATGCTGCGAAGCAGACTGAAGACAACATGCTTTTCTATACTATATTTCGGTTTTTTGAACAGCGAAACCAGCGTTTGCGAGGGAACCCTAACTTCACACCAGGTGAGGATGTGGCGGCACTGGAGAGAGCAGGGGTGAACAGACTCACAGTAgcaagagaacacaggcaggcaggcaggctggggggGGCGAGAAGCCTTTTTGGGAGCTCTCCTAAGAACTCCTGGGTTAgcttttttagaaacaaaattctGTGATGGTGCTCAGAGGGAATTGCACGAATGCAGTTCTGGCCAGGGTGGCGGTGTGGGTCCAGGTCCGACCTGCCACTGATCTGGGAATGCTGCTTTCTGAGGAAATCAGGGACAAGACAGGAAATGGTGACTGGAAATGGTGACTAAGGTGTGTCAGATGACCCGGGGTCTTAGGAAACCTAGGCCAAGTCTCCCAAGTTATGAAACCTAAGGCAGCCAGCTTCttcagggtggggaaggagcacGTGACGCTCTGCTACAGGCCCTCGGCTTTTCTGTAGCTTAGGGACCCGTGCGGGGCGACGCTGCCAGGACAGGCGAGCTGCTGTAGCCCTGTCCCAAACGCGGTTTGCTGGGGTGTGAATCGTGAAGGTGCCCAGCAGCCCTGGCAGGAGCTGTATAAATAGAAAGGACAACTCAAAAGCTTaggaaaacaaagtattttatgaaggaaaatgTTAAAACCCCCACCGTACATATCTGTGAGCTGTAAAGTGTTTAttctcttgttttcctcttttttgtgcCACCTCTGACGAAATCTATTTCCTTTATAGGAGAACACTGTGAAGAACATGTTGCTTTTTTCAAACAGGTTTTTGGAGACCAAGCTCTAATGAGGCCTACAACATTCTGAAATCACTTGctagtttttttatatatataaaaatgtgtacaaaGTTAATTTATTGCATTAATAAAGCTCTTTAAACTACAAAATGTTAAAGTATCTACAACATCCTCAAGTGTTACTAAAAATATGGTATAGAACTCGTGTGATGGCTtactccaaaaacaaacaaaaaacattgcaTTGATTGGCCTTTAGAAGGGGTCAGGGAGCAGATCCCACTCAGCTTCGCTCGTGTCCCCTTCCGCCTGCCCGAGTTAGGTCTCGTTCCCGGAGAATGTGGAAGGCCCCTGGGCGTCCTGGAGCTGCCTTCCGATTAGGTAATACTGCTTCACACGTCAGGTTGGCGGTCCTGGATCCGAAAGCACTAGGGCTGCAGCTGCCGCTGTTCGAGCCTGGTGTCGCTACCGTCCGGCTCTGCCCGGACAACACGGCGACTGTCGAGCAGCAAACCGACCGACCCACACACACAGTTCGAAGTCCCCAAACCTCGCGAGAGGCTAGAAATTGAGGAGCTGTTCGCGCTCTGTACCTCTGTATCGCTCTTGAGTGGCCGAacttttggctttatttattGATGGGCctgtgagagagaggaaaaaaaaaatacaactcctGGATCATTTCTTCAGGAGAAAAGGCGATAGGGTAGTTCTATTACAGTACCAACTTtctacccccccgccccccaccgcctTAGCTCCAGAGCAAGCAGGCTGGTCCCATCCTCCCCTTCCAACCACACGTCATTTATGGAAGCTGAAGTGGCCACGGAAGTAGAAAGATCTTGAGGACAGTCTCGAAATGAGAGAAGCAGAGGCGGCTCTCGGGGCGGGCGGTGAGGCGGGGAGTAAGCGCGCTCTGCAGCACCACTGGGCCGGCCTGGCACCTGAGCCACTCCAGCCTCTCCTCTCGGGGCGCGGCGCTGCCATACAAGCGCCTTCACCCTTCACCGGCTGACTGCGGGGCCCTGTGCGGCAGCCGGGCGGGGCCTCCAGGAAAAGCATCAGCAGTTTACTAAGGAAGCCGTCTGGACCATCCATGAAACCTCTAGACTGGATGGTTTTCCtctcacaatttttttaagtaccatTTAAGAATGCTTCCAGATCTCTTTTCCTTTAGTAGCACGCTTCCTCCAACCACCTGCTTAGGAACAAGaatgctgggtgcctgggtggctcagtcggttgggcgactgccttcggctcaggtcatgatcctggagtcccgggatcgagtcccgcatcggggtccctgctcagcggggagtctgcttctccctctgaccctctcccctctcatgctctctatctcattctctctctcaaataaataaataaaatcaggaacaagaatGCTTACCTATGTAGCTGAGTAAGACAGGGAGGAATATCAAGCCATGGGTGGCTCCCAGTAAGACCATAGCCAGATACATCCTGAAGTAAAATATCTGGAAGATCTGAGATTTGGCAAACGCCAACACCACAATCCCTGCAAATTTTGTTAGTGTGATTCCACTGAACACCTGAAAAAAGAGACAGGGTTGGAAAGCTCTTAAACCAACCTACTCTAATTCAACACTTACGGTGATTTCTTGATGGGCAAGGCCCAAAGCAACGGGGTGAACCCAGCTTTCAGTTACAAGCAGTACTGCTCTTCCTAAAATTGTGTGATTTGCTGCTTATAGACCTGAAAAAAAAGGGTGTAAGGGCAAAAGCTGTGTATTCTGCATAGACACTGGACTCTGTCTTTAAACAGATTTCCTTGTAGTTTTAGATGAGAACTCAACTATTTTCTGGAGTGGCAAAGTGACTGGCTGAAAGGTGGAAGCAGGCTATGGAGTTAAACTAAGAAGATTCTCCAGGCTCTGAGGGCCGCAGCTCCCTTGCGGTCAACACGCATGCTCAgacctctctgttctcttcctgctCCATGGTCTATAAAGGATTCACCAAAGGAAACAGTTCTGAATAACGTCGGGATATAGCTGTTTCGTGAAATGCCCGAAGACCTGTCATCCTTGGGAGTGGCTAAGTAATTCAAATTCTGTTTTCCCTACTGACTTTCCCGGTTCCTGAGAAGCACTGCTGATGGGCTGGGCCGTGTGTGTGGAGATCTCCGGCCCGGCTACTTACAGAACTGCCCATGTGAGAGAGCGCCTCCTCGGCCCGTTCCACGCGGCCGCCCTTCGTGCTCACTGTGAACGCTCTCGTCAGGTGGCTGCAGAACTCCACGGAAATGCCACAGCTCTGAAAAACAGTGCTCCCGTCAGACTGCCCTCTTGCAGCTGAAAGTCCTAAGCAGGCACGTACTCCTCTCCCAGGAGCCGGCGTGTGGGGCGCCCCAGGGGCCCAGGAGCCCTGCGCATCCTCTCTACCTTGTGACACTCAGCCCCCACCACACCAACTGCAGGTGTACCAGGCGACTCGTGGGACCCTGGGGGCACAGCACCCAGAGCTCCGCTTCTCTACAGTAGACCTGCCTGTTGTAGGGGCACCTGTGGAACCCTCGTAAGGTTACCCCCACCCCTCAAGAGCCAGCACCCCTCAGATTTGCTTTAGCTGggcctccctgccactccccctgcagGGTTCGTATCCTAAGTACAGACATGCTGCATCTTAATACTCTCCCAAACGCTCGTATCTTCAAGACTATCAGAAAGCACCTGGCAACTGCATGGGAAGCAGAAGTGCTGGTAcagaattccactgggaaggagcattttttctaaataaaaagtgaACGTCTTGTCATTAGGCTACGTGTTTTTGCAAACCCGTCAGGATAGAAGTTCCAGGCAAAACACCCCCACGACACCACACAGTCACATTTTCGTTGTTCTACGCACCACCCATGTCCCCATTCCATTAG is part of the Zalophus californianus isolate mZalCal1 chromosome 14, mZalCal1.pri.v2, whole genome shotgun sequence genome and encodes:
- the RMC1 gene encoding regulator of MON1-CCZ1 complex isoform X3; translated protein: MEDKGEVKCIKFSLENKILAVQRTSKTVDFSNFIPDSSQLEYTQECKTKNANILGFCWTSSTEIVFITDQGIEFYQVLPEKRNLKLLKSQNINVNWYMYCPEGAVILLSTTVLGNVLQPFYFRAGTMSKLPKFEIELPSVPKSTKLNLSERDIAMATIYGQLYVLFLRHHSRTSSSTGAEVVLYHLPREGACKKMHILKLNRTGKFALNVVDNLVVVHHQDTETSVIFDIKLRGEFDGTVTFHHPVLPARSIQPYQIPMAGPAPVTSQSPVPCKLYSSSWIVFQPDIIISASQGYLWNLQVKLQPIVNLLPDKGRLMDFLLQRKECKMVILSVCSQMLSESDRATLPVIATVFDKLNHEYKKYLDAEQSYTTALEAGQSRSSPLLKRPVRTQAVIDQSDMYTHVLSVFTEKDMPHKFVIAVLMEYIRSLNQFQITVQNSSGPGPPWPLLWCRWVIGKRALLPSLSSALLTRARHQDAGPAQSLLYAASVLAVPCSQRLQAFESFYPPAHQLSLDMLKRLSTANDEIVEVLLSKHQVLAALRFIRGIGGHDNISARKFLDAAKQTEDNMLFYTIFRFFEQRNQRLRGNPNFTPGEHCEEHVAFFKQVFGDQALMRPTTF